CTTAAAGATCCCGGCGAGCTGGCCGAAAAATCAACACCTTCAGAGGCGTTTTTCTTCTTGTTCCGACATTCTTTTGCCACGCGACAACCACCACTGTGACCTTCGTGACCAGAGGAACAAGTTCCAGTGACTCTTCGCCATCTCCGCCGTACCTACGCCGCCTCCGgtcatcttctccggcgagtcTCCGCTGGAAAATTCATAAGCAACCCAGAAATTTTCCAGTACTTGGACTCTATAAGTTCTCGACCTTCTAAACTCATTTCTAACCTCTTATTCATTATTTAATGATGAAAAACGTCACTTTTTCTATCCAGAACTCGTGCCTTAATCTTTTGAAGAAAATCACTCCTTGAATGTTCTTCCCATCGAATTCCAAGGCTCTTCCATCAATTCTAACTCTTTTTTTGACTTCTGGACCTTTATAGGTGACTAGCTTCCAGTAACAGTGAGCTTCCATGGATCAAGATAGCTTAAACCTCTGTTCTGTGAGTATTCCTGATGTTGTTTCTGGAATAAAACTAAGAAAGTTGTAGGAAGACAGTAATGGAAATTAAATCAAGGAAGTTATTCTAACTATTGAATTGAATTTAAGCCACTTTGAATTGAGAACTGATTAAGGTTGGAAGAAGATTCAGGACTTGAGCCAAGAATAAAAGTGATGgggaaaaatatgaagaaattgattctgaagttaGATTTTGAAAAAAGTTGAAAAGTGATTTTTGAGAAGTgatttttcaaagaaaatggcTTTTAGACCACtaaatagtgaaaaataaaCACAACCTAAGAAATATGGAAGAAATTTCAGAATTAAAGTTTAGCAGAAGGATTGGTTAATCTCAAGATAATACTCTAAAAAGAAATATTATAAGGACTTGAATCATGAACATGAATTTGATAACGATGAAGAGACTTGTGACCTTGGACAAATTGAGACATGAGAATTGATGACTGAATTATACACCTTGGACAGATTGACACATGCATGAGAACATGAAATTGATGATTGAATTATACACCTTGGACAACATGCTTGGATTGGAGATTGAGACCTTAGCCATGAATATTCCCATGGAACTTATGATTTTGGATTGAACCATTAAGGATCATACAAGACCTTGAAACTCTTTGTCCTAATATTGGACCATTGATGACCTTATGAGACTATGAGACTTTGAGATTGTGGGACCATGAGACTCTTTGACCTAATATTGGACCATTTGATGACCTTTTGAGATTATGAGACTTTGATGAGACTATGTGAACTCTACAAACTTGGACTTGATAAGGACTTAAAATTGATGAAGAAGACATAACAAAATGgattaaagaaatttaattaagacatacataatatatatatatatatatatatatatatatatatatatatgcatgctTATATAGTTGTGTGATATATGGTGTTTTAACAGAGATGTTGGAATATTGTGTATCGTTAGTATACTAACCCCAGTTCGTGATTTTGAAAAGAGGCAAACACTAGATTCCTTAAGAATACGAGGAACCTCCGACCCCTCATAGATATGCAGTGAAATCCAGGTTAGGGAGAAGGGATTACCTCTTGGTTGGTAGTTAGGGTTATGGTATAAGTTCTATTCAGATGCTAGCTGGTTGGTTATCTATGATTGCTTGTGTTGTGTGTTTCAATATAAATATGTACATGCCTTGATGATTGATGATATGGTTGCGAGTATGATATATGAGTATATCTATATGTGTCATGCCTTTGTGATTGCCTAATGTGTTGTCATGATAATGATATAGTACTTGTGAGCGCGACATACGTTGAATGTATGTTTATGTTTATGATTTTGCTAATGGCTAATGTGATATTATGATCATGATGATAATGTGTTTGCTGTAATCCATATTGGTGTTGCATTGAGTTATGCAATTGGAGATTCGTACACCTAGGAATATGGTGGTGCCATGCGTAATTCTTAACTAAAGGTGAAGTTTTCGCAACGAGCACGTCACCATTGAAATACCGCACAATAAAACCAAAACCAACTAAAACAGAAGTGGAAATGGAGGCATCAATGTTGACCTTCACACGCCCTAGGATCGCCCAACAAGAGGGAAGCACTCGCAATGCTGGCCGAAGTAGCAGGTTTGTGCACAACCACCAAGGATGGACGCAACACAACAACACGTTGCAACAGAATATCCAGTGCAGAAGCAGGTTTTTGGCAGAACAGCATGTTGTTTCAATCCTCCTAACAATACAACATCAGCCACGGTAAAAAATCACACATAAACTCCGACATGAAGTTAATCTAGTCTACTTTAATACCAAGACAACATCAAACAAACCAAATAGGTTGTAAAACAATTGACATTGCAAAAGTGCATGGTGTGAGGTTTCTAAGAGCAGAAAGGCAATCGACCTCTGGCTCACAACTAGTTAGATCAGATCACACCAAGAGCAAGTTCAAACAAGCACGTCAAGCGGTCTCTTTGCACCGCAATATCTCTTGTTAATTAGGAATGATATTGCTTTTATCATGAGTTATGTCATTTTATTTAACATGAAAATATACTTTAAACATTTTGCTGCTTGATTTGTTTCTCAATTAatcctttaattttatttaacatGAAAATATACTTTAAACATTTTGCTGCTTGATTTGTTTCTCAATTAATCCTTTAATTACTAATGATTGTAATGGAAAAACGttagaggaaaaaaaattaaagggcAGAGCTATTTGGTATGATTTAACTAACGACGAAATCAACGAAAAGATAACTCAATTGTTTGAGTTAAATCTGAAATtacaaataagaagaaaaatcagGGGACAAAAGTGAAATGGGGATATGTATAACGGAGTCGTCCAAAATTAAAAGcatttctatttttattattatttcatacttttagtttttttttcattagatAAATTACTGGATGgttcaatttatctttccgatgtacaaaaaaaaacattgaaaatataaattgtaCCATCCATAAATTGATCCTTAACCTCCCCACCAACTTATATATCTCATAACTTTTATCACTTAAGCTATAAGTCAGTGACATTTTTTTGACGGTGGTCACATTTTTAGTTTGAAACTTTGAATTGTAAAACTATTACCTCATTTtcatttagttttttattttgaaatttttgtaCAGTATATATAccgtaaaaatattttttaaccaACTCAAGAGACAAAAATCAGCGTTGACCATAATTACCTATGATTATCTTGCTTATACAAAAAAACCTATGATTATCTTTTTATTATGCGTTATTTCTTAGACAAAAATCAGCGTTGAGTCGTTGACCAATGGAGTAATATATTCAACGTTAAAAAACATATACGTTCAAGATTTTGCTGGTCAACATGCAATTTTCTCAATTAAAATTACTTAATTGCTATTATTAATCTCCCATTAATTATGAGGCAAATAATCTTCTATTTAAACACCTACATACACTTCTGCTCCCATCACAAATTGATACTTGCTTTTGCAAAAGGAAAGACAAAAGGATCATTTTTGTGTCATTTTCATCCTTGTTAAGCATGCTGGGGCTACTAACTTGTCTATTAATACTTGGTTTTGCTTCACAATGTCTATgtgtgaggtggaatgatgTTGCAGGAACGTACATATCTTACAATGTGATGGATAACGGTGCTCGTGGTGATGGCATATCAGATGATTCAAAAGTGTGTTAATTTGTATTTTGgcttttaattataattttaatctATACTTTATGATCACAAGTTTTATAAGTTTTTCTTGTTAATTGAGTAATCATTAACCTGATTTTTCTATTTTGGATGGCATGGTAGGCATTTTTAAGTGCATGGCAGAAAGTCTGTGCAACCGAAGGGAGAGCAACTCTAGTTATACCACCAAGAAAGATCTTCATGGTGACAAACCTATTCTTAGATGGTCCTTGCAAGGCAATAAGAGTTCGCATTCAGGTATATCTGTGGTAGTTTACCCAATATATGTGAAGAGAACAGAGAAATATAATAAAAGTAATCTGTGATGTGAAGTGAAATGAGTAAAGAGAAAAATGTGTATATGAGTCTTGTTATTAAGAATCaggatatttttaaaaaattcaattaaacaAATTCAGTGGTAGTTTTTAACTAAAATCGGACTTTTTTTTATGGTACATTGAAAAATGGACAAGTTATTTCTATAAACAACATATAAGAccttcttttgtttttgtttttttttttttaacttctctCTCTTTGCAGATTAAAGGGAAATTAATTGCACCTTCTAAGAATGCATGGGGTGGTGAGAGGTCAAGTATGATTAGGATTTCATTCGTAAATGCTCTCATAGTTGATGGCGGTGGAATAATCGATGGCTATGGTTCTACTTGGTGGAACCTACCCCAATCTCCTCGACCAGTGGTATATGATGATTCTAATCTTTATTAAAGACATTTTGATATAGATACCATGCATATCAACAAGTATCAATTGATTCAACTGTTATACCTAAATATATATCTTGCATAACATGATTTTTCATGTTGATGATGCAGATGTTGAGTTTCCATGCTTGCAATAATCTTTTGGTTCGTGACTTGATGTTCACAAATAGTCCCGGAGCTCACATAACCGTAGATGGTTCCATCAATGCAGTATTCTCTCATGTAAACATTCAAGCTCCTGCTAATAGCCCCAACACTGACGGATTTGATATTGCTAATTCGAGAAATATCTTGATAGAAGATTCCAACATTGGAACTGGTAAACCAAATTCTAATTTCtcataaataaaattactaCACGTGCAATATTATGGTTAATTTCGTTGTTTTTCCTTAATTTTCTCAGGTGATGATTGTATTGCCATCAATGGTGGTACCGCTAAAATCAATGCTACTCGACTTGTTTGTGGACCTGGCCATGGGATAAGGTATATATAAATTGATTTCAGTCCCATTTCTTATGGTTTATTTGtttgagaaaaataagagaTTCGTATCCATAATTTAATACTCTGATTCCGATTCTATACAATGGTTTTCCTTCATTTGATAATCAACCATATattttattgtaattttgttATTGGCAATTTGAAGAAACCTGATGAAATTAAGAAACATGTGTGAATTTTTCAGCATTGGCAGCCTTGGCAGGAATAGAGGTCATGAGACAGTTGAAGAAATTTACGTACAGAATTGCAGCTTCATAGGGACTACAAATGGAGCAAGAATCAAGACAGTTGAAGTGAGTAGCTAAGCTAACACAAGAGTGGCACATTATCATATCTAAAAGTTTAATAATTTTGCTAATTACAATTGCAAAATCATACTCCTTTTAGGCGTGATATTCATATATGGGAAATGGttatgaacaatttttttttcagcacAATGATTCCtagttttattatatttttcaaaatataatttttcattAATTTATAGCACTTCTCTTTATATACAAGGGACAAAAAAAATGAATCATTTTCCCACAATTGTCTCACTTTTGGATTTTGTATACTTCAATGATTTTCAGGGTGGATCAGGTTATGCAAGAAAGATCTATTTTGAGCAAATACAACTTGTAGGCGTATACAACCCAATCATTATAGATCAACACTATGGTCCAAGGCAACCAAAGGTACCCAATgatttatatatatagtatGTTTGGATATACAGTGAAAAACTACGCCGAATGCAAAATCACGGTGGACAAAAGAAACATATCTTATCTTATCCATTGTAGTTTTTTCACCGTATATCTAAATATACACTTATATTTATTGATATCCTTAATTGATGctaatcaaaattatttttctgaATTTGGGCAAATTACTAGGAGGATTCTGCGGTGAAAGTGAGTGATGCAAGATATCTTGGGTTTACAGGGACTTCTGCCAGTGACTTAGCTATTAACATAGATTGCTCCTCATTTGGTTGTTCCAACATTCTATTAGATCAAATTAATATTGCCCCTTCTCAAGCAGGAAAGAAGATTGGCACTACTTGCAAAAATGCCCGTGGAGCAACAGTTGGAAATGCTATAATTCCCAGTGTCTCTTGTTTATAGTGAATCAACTAGAGCTTGTTTTAGATTCACTTGCAGATATTCTAGAGCTACTTAGAGTAACTTCTTAGAGAATCCCAGTGTCTCTTCCTATGTGAAAAAATTGTGTATACAAAGAACCCTCACATATGGAAATAAAAGGGTTTCATTAATCGATTTGCAACTCTGTTATGGAAAATTATCAATGTCTTGCAAAGTGTTATTGGCATCCAGAATTGCACTCATCAAATCCCAGGAACTTCTTCTTATCGTTGACtaagtttttaaattaaacACGTAAATCATGCACTGTGGAGGGTAATGAAAAACATTTTGCACGAGTAATCAAAACTTGACAATGAAgtcaataagaaaataaaacaactaCATTGAAGTCCATAATGGCATCAAATATGATCATCATATATGACAGGCATCAGTCACTTTGGGAGTAGCACCATTAGAAAGATTATAAACCAAAAACTACTTCACAAAAAGCAGAAATTTTCAAGCAACATCTTCAACCGGTCCAAGACTCCAAGGATCAAATGATGTAAATTTCACATTTTCATTATCTAAATGGCAACAAGGAATTGACCATGTAAAGAAAACATAGACAAATATTTAGAATATATCATGAGCTTTGACTGTACACTTAAATTTAAACGTGCAATAGTTTGAATTGACCTTCCAATAGTTTCTTTATACAAAAACAAATAGGTATCTTTCTACTATCCAAGACTCGCATGGATCGAGTTTTTAGTAACCAACAATCCAAGTGTGACCTTTATTCTCATATCAAGAGGCACTGAGAAAATATCCTCAGATCTATTTCCTTTTGCTTAGTATCTTATAAATAAGTTGTCCAAGTTCTTCACCACAATCTTCCTGCGCATGATGACCAGCCTACAAAGTGCAAGAAGTTAATGGTACCTTTACCATATGAGAATAGGCAAAAAGATATATGAATAAGCATAAATACAAATggtaagataaaaaaaaaatctgaatgTTTAGTTTCAAAGATAAAACAATGTTTCAACTATTATTACTAGATGACGGAGGATCAAAGGGTCAATTCAAATTAAATGTTGGGTTGCTGTTTTCGGAACCATAGTGACATTACTGTTCAATATTCATTCTACTCCATTGAAAGTGATATAGCAGAATCTTCATATATACAGTAAGAAACAATACAAACAAGGGAGCACTTATGGCTTAATTAAATCCAATCAATGAGATAGTAATCACCGCTAATTAGTATTaattacagttggttatttgcCACCTATTTGAAGTTCACAAAATCAGTACTAATCTCCCTTAAATGAATCTCTTTTCTGATAAAATGGTTATCAATCTTTGTACTTggtcctttcataattaatggCTCCTGTAAGAAACCTTCTAGGCACAAAATGTATTTGGCAAATGTTAGTATCTAGACCCGTAGGAGTGTTAACAAATTAAACTTTGCATTCAACAAGCCTATTTGCCTGAAAATGTATTTTTGGCCTATCTTCTCTACGAAATGCGGTAAGCATGGAAGAAATGTTAGTATGTTACTACTAAAAACTAACAAGAATGGGCAAAGGGAATCTAAAGAATTTTACCGTTGGAACCTCAATAAGTGTATGGTTGGAATCCTTGCAGAAATCTTCCACTCCATCATAGCTCAACCAGCGGTCTCTTTGGCCCCAACATATTGTGGTTCGAACTTTCCAGTTTTTGTCCTTAAGTATTGTTTGCATATTGTCCACATACCCCTGAAGGAAAAGTGAATCAAAGATTTGACAGATATGAATGTTatcagaattttttttcacTAATAACATACAaattacaagctctgatactcATAAATAGTACATGCATCCTAAATTCCTTAAaatgaaaatcaaaataaaatgtcCTAATAATTACACAATATGTAGAGGATGAAAAATAAGGTAAGGACTATGGAAAAATATTCTATCCTAAAATAAGCTATTTACAACACCCCACCTTATGCTGGTAAATGAAATGTCTATCATTCCCTAATTTGCTATTAAGATCCCAAAACCATTATGTGGGAAGTCCTATAGTCAACACATCTACCAATTGATAACCTTATGGAACTTTGGATGTAGTGGTTAAACCATTGTTTAGTTTCTCTATGATGAAGTGCTGATCTATCTTTTATACGCTTTGTTCTAATCATGTTGGATTGAATTATGAGCAATGTCAATGGTTGATCTATTGTGACGTTATAGCTTCATAGTAGCGCTGTGCTGAATCTGTAACTCATTCAATAGAATATTCAACCAGAGTAGTTCACATATTCCTTGTGCCATGGCTCAAAACTCATACTCAACCTCTTCACTTCAAGCAACTACTTTTTGTTTCTTGCTCATCCAGTGCAACTAAAAATTTCCATCCAAGAACATACAGTAACCTGAAGTTGATCTCTTATTCATAACTAATCTAATCAGTGTCTTGTAAACTTTCATAGATAAATCTACACCACTTTTGAACAAAAAACCACTAGTGGATAAATCTATGCTGTTTATGGCCATGAACCAAAGCAACACAACCAAAGATTTGAGACTCGAGAATCTGCATAACAGAAACAGAAGGAAAGTGATTTGACATGAGTTCAACAGGACTAAGAGTACAAAGCCCACTACATGGAAGTCAATAATCAAATAAACGGTTGTTAAGACCCCTTCCCCCCAGTATAACTCTGGATTTCCATTTAGAATAATGAAGCTCGAGCAACTTCAATAAGGTGATGATTCTTCCTCTCAGCAGCCTCATTTTGTTGAGTAGTATCAACACATGAAATCTCATAAATTCCGAATTTTGATAGGTGTTAGTTAGCATACTCCTTTCCCTTGTTAGAGCGCAAATGTTCAATATTTTTCCCAAATTATGTTTCACCATCAGATAAAATTGAATAAACAACTCTAGTATAATCATCAATAAATGAGACAAACCATGTCCAGTCTGAAATATTAGAAACAGGGGCAAGGCCCTAATCATCAAAGTGAATAACGGAAAATGGATCAATTTTTCATTAGAGCCTGGAGAGAAGTTTACCCAGTGATGTTTGGCAAACTCACAATCGTCACAACGGAAAGACTGattcaatatattttaggaTAAAGATAAATACTAACCTTGAGTTCTTTCTTCATGGTCCTGCTAATTGCATTTAGTGCAAAGCCTGAAGAACCAGATGTGAGATAGGGTCTTCTATAGACCATTGCATGTTCTTCTTTCATTTTATACGGGCCGCAGCTTGTCAGAGCTTTGTCACTAGCCCTTAAGGGATCCTAATCAGGAAGAACAGCAATGTATTGGGTAGAGTCTTTAGGAACCAACCAAACTATAAATTTTAGATATGTATAAAGGTTGATGAACATTTTATACCTGTGAAAATATTTCACCTAGCAGAAAGTTGCTGAATATGGACAACGTTGATGGAAGCTTGGCATGTTGGGCTGTTAGCTTATAAAATAAGAAAGAGGAATCCCAGTTAGTAATTGTTAAGAAGTACTTAGGAAAGTGTTTCTGATATACCTGGTATTAATACTGGAAATAAGATGAAATTTCAAGGAAACATGCTTcttttacaaaagaaaaatactagaaaaaatacacaaaaaatgttcaaaaaaatatataatatacagAAGAAGATAATACTCAGAGCTACAACATAGACTCTACCCCTGTCCTTGGCCACTCAAAACATTCCTCTATCCCTTTCTCCCCCTTACTCATGCTGCCTTCCCTCTCTCCCATCATTGCAAAACTATCCTCTCCGATACTTTTTGGAACATTTGTGGATAGAAGCTATCTCGACTTTCACTCTAATGTTTCACTTTTTATCCTATCCTGTCTTGTGAGACCACTCCTTCATTGTAACATTTTCATCTCTGCAACACAAAACTTATATTCTTGCTGAATTTTTACCACCCATCATTTAGGCTTATATAACATTAAAATACTTATAGTTTGACAATACACCTTTGAGTTTGACTGGTATTTCTCTATCATTAAGTTACAAACGAaacattatttcatttcatccagCACACTTGGACCCAATGACTGACATTCCCCTTTCATTTGATAGAAATAGCGAATATACTTTACATAAAAGATGGTATAATGTTTAGGAATATGAGGAAAATCAAAGTTGTATGGAACTCAAGGAAACTTAATGTATTTGATTGATGATGTCAATAGTGACTAGTGTTAAGAAAAAGCTAAATTTGATAGTAAAATAAACGTACAGGTGGATTAAGGAGTACTAAGTTGTTTATCTTTTCCTGGTGACTGCTTGCATACTTAACTACGACTGGCGAAAAATATCCCTGTGAGAAAAGAAGATTAAAGAACTTCCTATATCAAAGAAGAGATGGTTTTGTTAGTATACTGTATACCCATGCTTCTTATTAGCTAAGGAAAACTTACCTGGACAACAAGTGAGACTTTAGTAACAGCCAGTTCATCAATAAGTGACTCCAATGATGATACATATtctgaagagaagaaaaatagcTCATGTTTGCTACTTTTGCTTTTTTCAGAAACAGGAATCTCCAATAAACAGCAAGTAACTACTTAAGATTACTTGGTCGCTAAAGTAATTACCATCTAGTGTGTAGTCAAACCCATATTTAGGTTGAGGCTTATCAGAAAACCCAAATCCTGAAAGAGGATAGTAAATGGAGTTAGGTTATCTGTTTCTAGAGTGGTGACTTAAATTTAAGAAaagttaaaatatttttgaaaaataaaaattcacgGATCCATCTCAGGGATAAATTTGTTGAACAAAATTTGTAATGACACAAACAGGTTGAAGCAATGGCACATAGAATAGTTCCAAATGTCACAAAAAATAACAGAGAGAAATGAAATTGAATTAATTATAATCATAAATCCAATAAAGACATTGTAAATTTACCTAGCCAGTCAAATGCTATGGCATGATAGTCCTTGGAGAGTACTGGAAGAACTTTACGATAAGAATATGCCTGGCAGCAGCATCAATTTGCCATTAAAATTGTTATTTCTCAATATATCTGATATGTTTGAGATAAAACGACTCAAGGTACAGTCATGCCGTTGAGTCTATATTACAAGATCTAATCGAGGACTAATTACAAGGCAAATTTATGGCCATTAAGTACAATCATAAGTACTAATATTTTAACACATGCTAATGAGTCTAAATTACCATGCTAATAATCATATAGAAACTGAACACAAGATAATAGACAAAGGTCACATAGCATGGCAAAATAGAGAGCTTTTTGAGATGAATGATATTACAAGCATGCTGTACACAAAGTCCATCTTACAAGAGCTAATCAAGTACTAATCATAAAGATAACTAAATTTCTAGGGATCTATACACATTGTTGACAAATAAAGCTCACCTGTGAAGGGAAACCATGGATTAATATCACTGAAGGATTATCAGCACTTCCGCGTTCAACACAAAACCATCTATTGTATAAAATCATATTGAAAAAATATGATTCAATTAGTAACCCTGAAAATAATACCATTTATCATTTCTGTTTGCAACCAAGTTCTGCAAATTCAAACAAGTCTTTTAGaatcatttatttttatatatttatgtcaAGCTAAGCTCCAACTTAGATCTCATCTGCCACTTTTCCAAGTTTACTTTTTTCTTAAATTATCTTTTGTTCTTCAATGAGAAAATAGAAAACCATTGAACATGTAAAACTACATCTAGTTTACCTGAAACTATTACCAGAAGATTGAGAGCTAGCACCCATAGTGAGCCCAAAAATTGGATCTTTTGCCTTTTCACTGGTGCCAGCATTGGAATAGGCTCTAATCTAACAGTATCAGAAAGTTAATGAATAAAACCATATATACATGGCTTGAAAATTGCATGTTGTAACCTCAAGCAAGTGAAATTGGAACTGATAAAACTCATAAAGGAATATCTCCATACCATTTTTAATAAGATTCAGGGATACATATATTATTTATCCCggaaaatgtaattttttatttttataataccTTTCTAaacttttatttgtttttaacccttgcttttaaaaaataatgtcCTTTTAGCCCCTCACTAGGGATTAAAAGTACATAATTTTTGGGATTTTTAAGTACTAAAAGTGaatgaaattataattataattaattgaaGAGCAGTCATCTTTTCTGtttctaaaaatatatttaaccctAAAATGTATTTTCTGAAGTATCTTCATTTTGGTCCTATCTTATCAATTTAGTGACTTAGTTAGTCCCTCCATAATACAAAATGCCATCAATTCAGTCCCACAAACATGTAAAATGCCTTCAAATTAATTCCTAAGTTGGTGTTCCATTACTCCGATCTTATTTCTCCCAATGCTGTTAATAAAAGGACCAACTTAGAGACACTCGAATTGATGACCAAAAAAATCTATAGCTAAAAGTGATGACACTCGAAGCAGGAGATTATCACAAAAATCATACATAACATTGCTAAATACATGATATTATTACTCAAACACACTTTTAACAGCAACTAAATCATAAATTACCATTTTCCCTTGCTTAAACCAATCATCACTTGGACTCGGCCCATCTGAATATTTTCCTGTAATAAGACACCACAAGATTCCAATAAATTTCTCAGAATCACAGAAAAGCAACATGCATGTGAACTTCACCCCAAAACATCCATAAAAAAGTACCTCCACTAAAAGAGAATCCATCTCCAACAGATTCTGGAGCATCCAGCAAATAATCCTACACCAGAACAAACCAATGGTCACAAACAAATTTCAAGAGCCAAAGCAGaaaacaaaaaaccaaaaaTTACAAACCTGGTCGCCGCTATTGCCATTTGAACTGCAATTCAGCTTCAGAGACTTCTTCGAAGGGTATGATCGGAACCACCGTGCGGCAGGGAGTGATGGAGATGCAGTTGTGGAAGAATGGTGAAGGTGGGAGTggaatgaagaggaagaagaggcgAGAAAAGCTTGAATGGACATGGAATGAAGAAGTAGAAGCAGTAGTGGTTGGTTGAAAATGGAGAGTGGAGAGTGAAGAGGGAAATGTAGCTTAACTGAAATTCCGTTAAGCCAACGAGAAATTGAAACTTGGTTATGTTTTTGTCCATTGGGGAAATTAATAGGATAGGGATTCTCTGGACCTCACTCTTCCAAGTTTCTTTCTTGTTCTTCAAAtgggggagttgggtttggggcccccctatggggctccgcgccccacttaaagtggggaaattacggaaaaaccccctttacaagaatacggaatattaaatttcgtattcaatacggaatataaagttccgtattataTTACTATGTAATCGACAGGGGTTTTTTCAAAACCCATTTCAGCGCTCCAAACCATTCCCAACCCT
This portion of the Lotus japonicus ecotype B-129 chromosome 3, LjGifu_v1.2 genome encodes:
- the LOC130745394 gene encoding uncharacterized hydrolase YNR064C, with the translated sequence MSIQAFLASSSSSFHSHLHHSSTTASPSLPAARWFRSYPSKKSLKLNCSSNGNSGDQDYLLDAPESVGDGFSFSGGKYSDGPSPSDDWFKQGKMIRAYSNAGTSEKAKDPIFGLTMGASSQSSGNSFRWFCVERGSADNPSVILIHGFPSQAYSYRKVLPVLSKDYHAIAFDWLGFGFSDKPQPKYGFDYTLDEYVSSLESLIDELAVTKVSLVVQGYFSPVVVKYASSHQEKINNLVLLNPPLTAQHAKLPSTLSIFSNFLLGEIFSQDPLRASDKALTSCGPYKMKEEHAMVYRRPYLTSGSSGFALNAISRTMKKELKGYVDNMQTILKDKNWKVRTTICWGQRDRWLSYDGVEDFCKDSNHTLIEVPTAGHHAQEDCGEELGQLIYKILSKRK
- the LOC130743537 gene encoding probable polygalacturonase At3g15720, with protein sequence MLGLLTCLLILGFASQCLCVRWNDVAGTYISYNVMDNGARGDGISDDSKAFLSAWQKVCATEGRATLVIPPRKIFMVTNLFLDGPCKAIRRSSMIRISFVNALIVDGGGIIDGYGSTWWNLPQSPRPVMLSFHACNNLLVRDLMFTNSPGAHITVDGSINAVFSHVNIQAPANSPNTDGFDIANSRNILIEDSNIGTGDDCIAINGGTAKINATRLVCGPGHGISIGSLGRNRGHETVEEIYVQNCSFIGTTNGARIKTVEGGSGYARKIYFEQIQLVGVYNPIIIDQHYGPRQPKEDSAVKVSDARYLGFTGTSASDLAINIDCSSFGCSNILLDQINIAPSQAGKKIGTTCKNARGATVGNAIIPSVSCL